The following proteins come from a genomic window of Candidatus Buchananbacteria bacterium CG10_big_fil_rev_8_21_14_0_10_42_9:
- a CDS encoding glycine--tRNA ligase has protein sequence MKKKTDDSVLNKVLTLAKQRGFIFPSSEIYGGLANTWDYGPLGVELKNNIKQQWWVRFVHNRTDMVGLDAAILMNPKTWEASGHISHFNDPLVECKKTHKRYRADHLLEDNGVDTTGMNLEDMQKALDKKKIKSPDGGELTKLKTFNMMLESHLGPIKSDDNKVYFRPETAQAIFVDFNSILNSARKRVPFGVAQIGKAFRNEITPGNFIFRTREFEQMEIEYFVHPKQWKKAFDMWLKEIKDWLDYCGVSKKNLVFREIKDGERAHYSKRTVDIEYKYPFGTKELYGLAYRTDYDLAQHAKFSGQELVYTDPETQEKYVPHVIEPSLGVDRTLLVMLLEAYDQEEVPTADGKKEMRTVLRLPHVFAPYKIAVLPLSKKLELRKVAEPIWRDLTKQWFTNYDETQAIGRRYRRQDEIGTPYCVTIDFETLEDKKVTVRDRDTMKQDRVAIAELIDYFKDKFND, from the coding sequence ATGAAAAAGAAAACGGATGATTCAGTACTTAATAAAGTCTTAACTTTGGCTAAACAGCGAGGGTTTATTTTCCCCTCGTCAGAAATTTACGGCGGCTTGGCCAATACGTGGGATTATGGACCGTTAGGAGTCGAATTGAAAAACAATATTAAGCAACAATGGTGGGTTCGCTTTGTTCATAACCGAACGGATATGGTCGGATTGGACGCGGCCATTTTGATGAATCCAAAAACTTGGGAGGCTTCCGGGCATATTTCACATTTTAATGATCCGTTAGTGGAATGTAAAAAAACTCATAAGCGTTATCGGGCTGATCATTTATTAGAAGATAATGGGGTAGACACAACTGGTATGAACTTGGAAGATATGCAAAAGGCGCTGGACAAAAAGAAAATTAAAAGTCCGGATGGCGGGGAATTGACTAAGCTTAAAACTTTTAACATGATGCTGGAATCGCACTTAGGACCGATTAAAAGTGATGACAATAAAGTTTATTTTCGTCCGGAAACCGCTCAAGCGATTTTTGTTGATTTTAATTCAATATTAAATTCCGCCCGCAAACGGGTACCGTTCGGGGTGGCACAAATTGGTAAAGCTTTTAGGAATGAAATTACGCCAGGTAATTTTATTTTCCGCACTCGAGAATTCGAACAGATGGAAATTGAATATTTTGTGCACCCTAAACAATGGAAAAAGGCTTTTGATATGTGGTTAAAAGAAATTAAAGATTGGCTGGATTATTGCGGCGTGTCGAAAAAGAATTTAGTTTTTCGTGAAATTAAGGACGGCGAGCGCGCCCATTACTCAAAACGTACGGTCGATATAGAATATAAATATCCGTTCGGCACTAAGGAACTGTACGGCTTAGCTTACCGGACTGATTATGATTTAGCCCAGCACGCTAAATTTTCAGGACAAGAGTTAGTCTACACTGACCCAGAGACGCAGGAAAAATATGTGCCACATGTAATTGAGCCTAGTTTGGGGGTTGATAGAACGTTATTGGTTATGCTACTGGAAGCGTATGACCAAGAAGAAGTGCCTACGGCTGACGGCAAAAAAGAGATGCGGACTGTACTTCGTTTGCCACATGTTTTTGCGCCATACAAAATTGCGGTACTGCCGCTTAGTAAAAAACTAGAGCTGCGAAAAGTGGCCGAACCCATCTGGCGTGATTTAACTAAGCAATGGTTTACTAATTATGACGAGACGCAAGCGATTGGCCGCCGTTATCGCCGGCAAGATGAAATTGGTACGCCTTATTGCGTAACTATTGATTTTGAAACTTTGGAAGATAAAAAAGTGACGGTGCGCGACCGAGACACCATGAAGCAAGATCGAGTGGCAATAGCCGAACTAATAGATTATTTTAAAGATAAATTTAATGATTGA